The Gymnogyps californianus isolate 813 chromosome 5, ASM1813914v2, whole genome shotgun sequence genome contains a region encoding:
- the LOC127017326 gene encoding transmembrane protein 151B-like: MCRESHWKCLLLSILMYGCLGAVAWCQLARVTKLSFDSSFKGKSMIYHDSPCSDGYVYIPLAFLSMLYVVYLVECWHCHVKRELQYKADVDSVYECINRMQQATPCIWWKAISYHFVRRTRQVTRYRNGDAYTTTQVYHERVNTHVAEAEFDYSHCGYKDISKELLGLESYTATKLRFTKCFSFANIESENSYLTQRAHFFTEIEGLDDYMEVREGMQLKNVDFKELMMAYGDPDHLPWYVSHYAFWVAAILMISWPLRVLIEYRTAYVHYHVEKLLGLEYTAPTATEEPLYRYRMPRDATQDSTELEWHICTNRQLIPSYSEAMLMDLADSPAYNSYAVCRYGETAHGCERCNRASSTSSIFSRHAFHSCSGNSRLSLNTSRFSLCRVHGSHRTGLWRSRSSSIADRGCQDEQCCSYSSQLAVNENPPTYHDARFFPVLIVHRPEGHDGRHFYVRRSSCLETSL, from the coding sequence ATGTGCCGAGAGTCCCACTGGAaatgcctcctcctctccatcctcaTGTATGGTTGCCTGGGTGCAGTGGCCTGGTGTCAGCTAGCCCGGGTCACCAAGCTCAGCTTCGATAGCTCCTTCAAGGGCAAGTCCATGATCTACCATGACAGCCCGTGCTCGGATGGCTACGTCTATATCCCGCTGGCCTTCCTCTCTATGCTGTACGTGGTGTACCTGGTGGAGTGCTGGCACTGCCACGTCAAGAGAGAGCTGCAGTACAAGGCAGACGTGGACAGTGTCTATGAATGCATCAACCGCATGCAGCAAGCCACTCCATGCATCTGGTGGAAGGCCATCAGCTACCACTTTGTGCGGCGAACCCGGCAGGTGACCCGGTACCGCAACGGTGATGCCTACACCACCACGCAAGTCTACCACGAGAGGGTCAACACCCACGTGGCTGAAGCTGAGTTTGACTACTCTCACTGTGGATACAAGGACATCTCCAAGGAGCTCCTGGGCCTGGAGAGCTACACAGCCACCAAGCTGAGGTTCACCAAGTGCTTCAGCTTTGCCAACATTGAGTCTGAGAACTCTTACCTGACTCAGAGGGCTcactttttcacagaaattgaGGGGCTGGATGACTACATGGAGGTGAGGGAAGGCATGCAGCTCAAAAACGTGGACTTTAAAGAGCTTATGATGGCCTATGGGGACCCGGATCACCTCCCATGGTACGTGTCCCACTATGCTTTCTGGGTCGCAGCCATCCTGATGATCTCATGGCCACTCAGGGTACTCATAGAGTATCGGACTGCTTATGTCCACTACCACGTGGAGAAGCTGCTGGGCCTGGAGTACACGGCGCCCACTGCGACCGAGGAGCCCTTGTACCGGTACCGCATGCCCCGAGATGCCACGCAGGACAGCACCGAGCTGGAGTGGCACATCTGCACCAACCGGCAGCTGATCCCCAGCTACTCAGAGGCCATGCTCATGGACCTGGCCGACTCCCCGGCCTACAACAGCTACGCAGTGTGCCGGTATGGTGAAACGGCCCACGGCTGCGAACGCTGCAACCGTGCCTCCAGCACCTCCTCCATCTTCTCACGCCACGCTTTCCACAGCTGCAGTGGCAACTCCCGCCTCTCTCTCAACACCAGCCGCTTCTCCCTCTGCCGCGTCCACGGCTCCCACAGGACAGGCCTCTGGaggagccgcagcagcagcatcgCGGACCGGGGCTGCCAGGACGAGCAGTGCTGCTCCTACTCCAGCCAGCTGGCTGTCAACGAAAACCCCCCAACCTACCACGATGCCCGCTTCTTCCCCGTCCTGATTGTGCACAGGCCGGAGGGGCACGACGGGCGGCATTTCTATGTCAGGCGCTCCTCCTGTCTAGAAACCTCTCTGTGA